A DNA window from Chitinibacter fontanus contains the following coding sequences:
- the lpxK gene encoding tetraacyldisaccharide 4'-kinase, producing the protein MNLESLIHRLWYRRSLSLGALLLWPLSLLFAALATLNAALFKLGIKKSTRLPVPVIVVGNITAGGTGKTPLTIALARGLSALGWRVGIISRGYGRADDDGAVRAVALDSLPRDVGDEPLLMRRSLADLDVPVFVARRRAEAGKVLLAAYPGVNLLLCDDGLQHYALARDFEICVVDATRGVGNGLRLPAGPLREGVARLATVNAVVINGVLPAELDNNLPAKQYGGEYVSRHQMQLLAERCYRLDDRNDTRTAADFAAPLHAVVGIGNPQRFFNTLLGLSFSYIEHVFPDHHAFTLADLPATGEIIVTEKDAVKIAALLRSADTEHVWGGRIWVLPVQAVISPDLAQRIDIHLKALKEKR; encoded by the coding sequence ATGAACCTCGAATCCCTGATCCATCGCCTCTGGTATCGTCGCTCGCTCTCGCTGGGGGCGCTGCTGTTGTGGCCGCTCTCCTTGCTGTTTGCCGCGCTGGCTACGCTCAATGCCGCGCTATTCAAACTCGGGATTAAAAAATCCACCCGATTGCCGGTGCCGGTCATTGTGGTGGGTAATATCACGGCGGGTGGTACCGGCAAGACGCCGCTGACGATTGCATTGGCGCGTGGTTTGAGTGCGCTCGGTTGGCGGGTGGGGATTATTTCGCGTGGTTATGGCCGTGCTGATGATGACGGTGCGGTGCGTGCAGTGGCTTTGGATAGTTTGCCTCGCGATGTGGGCGATGAGCCGCTGTTGATGCGCCGCTCGCTCGCTGATCTGGATGTGCCGGTCTTTGTCGCGCGTCGCCGTGCAGAGGCGGGTAAGGTGTTGCTGGCGGCTTATCCGGGGGTGAATCTGCTGCTGTGTGACGATGGTTTGCAACACTATGCGCTGGCGCGTGATTTTGAGATTTGTGTCGTCGATGCAACGCGCGGGGTGGGTAATGGCTTGCGTTTGCCTGCAGGACCATTGCGTGAAGGTGTGGCGCGGCTAGCTACGGTGAATGCGGTGGTGATTAATGGGGTATTGCCCGCTGAGTTAGATAATAATTTACCTGCGAAGCAATACGGTGGTGAGTATGTGTCTCGCCATCAAATGCAGCTACTGGCCGAGCGCTGCTATCGGCTGGATGATCGTAACGACACTCGCACTGCGGCTGATTTTGCTGCGCCATTGCACGCGGTGGTTGGCATCGGTAATCCACAACGCTTTTTCAACACGCTATTAGGCCTAAGTTTTAGCTACATCGAGCATGTTTTCCCTGATCATCATGCGTTTACGCTGGCCGATTTGCCCGCCACGGGCGAGATCATTGTCACAGAAAAAGACGCGGTGAAAATTGCTGCGCTACTCCGCTCGGCTGACACTGAGCACGTATGGGGTGGTAGAATCTGGGTTTTGCCGGTCCAAGCGGTGATTTCCCCTGACTTGGCGCAGCGCATCGATATTCATTTGAAAGCATTGAAAGAGAAAAGGTAA
- a CDS encoding Trm112 family protein, producing MDAKLLEILVCPVCKGPLVFKKEAQELVCKADRIAFGIKDGIPVMLESEARQLAADEEV from the coding sequence ATGGACGCCAAATTGCTTGAGATTTTAGTCTGCCCAGTTTGCAAAGGCCCCTTGGTGTTCAAAAAAGAAGCGCAAGAGTTAGTGTGTAAAGCTGATCGGATCGCTTTTGGCATTAAAGATGGCATCCCTGTGATGCTGGAAAGCGAAGCGCGCCAATTGGCCGCTGACGAAGAAGTTTAA
- the kdsB gene encoding 3-deoxy-manno-octulosonate cytidylyltransferase, whose translation MSFIAIIPARLKSTRLPNKPLADIAGKPMVVRVIEQALKSDAEMVVVATDDMAVQDAVVAADYACMLTRADHPSGTDRLAEMVDRMALSDDAIVVNVQGDEPLIDPALINAVAAQLVANPALAMATASHSIDNAEDFFNPNVVKVVCNAAAEAMYFSRAPIPWDRDSFADDNSDEDWVLPAELDAQRHIGIYAYRAGFLRAYAQLAASKLEDIEMLEQLRVLWHGYKIGVYRAAQAPAAGVDTPEDLARVRAVFAQA comes from the coding sequence ATGAGCTTCATCGCCATTATCCCCGCCCGCCTTAAATCGACCCGTTTACCGAATAAACCGCTGGCCGATATTGCGGGCAAACCAATGGTCGTGCGTGTGATTGAGCAAGCACTCAAATCTGACGCTGAAATGGTCGTCGTTGCTACCGATGATATGGCGGTGCAAGACGCGGTGGTCGCGGCGGATTACGCCTGCATGCTGACCCGCGCCGATCACCCGTCGGGCACTGATCGCTTAGCGGAAATGGTTGATCGCATGGCATTGAGCGATGACGCGATTGTGGTGAATGTGCAAGGTGATGAACCGCTGATTGATCCGGCGCTGATTAACGCGGTGGCGGCGCAACTGGTGGCCAATCCGGCGCTGGCGATGGCAACTGCCAGCCACTCTATTGATAACGCCGAAGATTTTTTTAATCCTAATGTGGTTAAAGTGGTCTGCAATGCCGCTGCTGAGGCGATGTATTTTAGCCGCGCGCCGATTCCGTGGGATCGTGATTCTTTTGCCGATGACAATAGCGATGAAGACTGGGTATTGCCCGCTGAACTAGATGCACAAAGGCATATCGGCATATACGCTTATAGGGCTGGATTTTTGCGCGCCTACGCGCAGCTAGCTGCATCCAAATTAGAAGACATTGAAATGCTTGAGCAGCTACGGGTGCTCTGGCATGGCTATAAAATCGGCGTTTACCGCGCGGCCCAAGCGCCCGCCGCAGGTGTCGATACGCCCGAAGATTTAGCACGAGTGCGTGCCGTATTTGCGCAGGCGTGA
- the adk gene encoding adenylate kinase produces MRLILLGAPGAGKGTQANYIREKFNIPQISTGDMLRAAVKAGTPLGLEAKAIMDAGGLVRDDIIIGLVKERIAQPDAANGFLFDGFPRTIPQAEAMIAAGVDIDYVVEIDVPDAAIVDRMAGRRVHVASGRTYHVKYNPPKVEGKDDETGEDLIQRDDDKEEVVLKRLGVYHEQTEVLVGFYGKMAASGDEKAPKYIKIDGTQAVEAVRDQTLKALGA; encoded by the coding sequence ATGCGATTAATTCTTCTGGGCGCACCAGGCGCTGGTAAAGGCACTCAAGCTAACTATATCCGCGAAAAATTCAATATTCCACAAATTTCGACGGGCGACATGCTGCGCGCCGCGGTGAAAGCCGGCACGCCACTGGGCCTAGAAGCCAAGGCGATTATGGATGCGGGCGGTTTGGTGCGCGATGACATCATCATCGGCTTGGTGAAAGAGCGCATTGCGCAGCCCGACGCGGCCAATGGCTTCCTGTTTGACGGCTTCCCACGCACGATTCCACAAGCTGAAGCGATGATCGCTGCCGGCGTGGATATCGACTACGTGGTGGAAATCGACGTACCGGATGCCGCCATCGTTGATCGTATGGCCGGCCGCCGTGTGCATGTGGCTTCAGGTCGCACTTACCACGTGAAATACAATCCACCAAAAGTGGAAGGTAAAGACGACGAAACCGGTGAAGACCTGATCCAGCGTGACGACGACAAAGAAGAAGTGGTACTGAAACGCTTGGGCGTTTACCACGAGCAAACCGAAGTATTGGTGGGCTTCTACGGCAAAATGGCCGCGTCTGGCGACGAAAAAGCGCCAAAATACATCAAAATCGACGGCACGCAAGCCGTTGAAGCTGTGCGTGACCAGACCCTGAAGGCGTTGGGCGCATAA